The following are from one region of the Haloactinomyces albus genome:
- a CDS encoding ArsI/CadI family heavy metal resistance metalloenzyme, producing MSRMQLALRVGDLQGSIDFYTKLLGVEPAKLRPGYANFAVAEPPLKLVLLEGESGQDTAMDHLGVEVADTDTVHTATRRLSDLGLFTQVEDDTTCCYATQDKVWVHGPGREPWEVYVVTDDSPTYGSNPEITAPVSCCSGDAESAAATA from the coding sequence ATGTCGCGCATGCAACTCGCCCTCCGGGTCGGTGACCTGCAGGGCTCGATCGACTTCTACACCAAGTTGCTCGGAGTCGAACCGGCCAAGCTACGACCCGGCTATGCCAACTTCGCCGTGGCCGAACCACCGCTGAAGCTCGTCCTGCTGGAAGGCGAGTCCGGCCAGGACACGGCGATGGATCACCTCGGCGTCGAGGTCGCCGACACCGACACCGTGCACACCGCTACTCGGCGGCTGTCCGATCTGGGCCTGTTCACCCAGGTCGAAGACGACACCACCTGCTGCTACGCCACCCAGGACAAGGTTTGGGTGCACGGGCCCGGACGCGAACCCTGGGAGGTCTACGTCGTCACCGACGACTCCCCCACCTACGGGAGCAATCCCGAGATCACCGCGCCGGTCTCGTGCTGCAGCGGTGACGCCGAGTCCGCAGCAGCCACCGCCTGA
- a CDS encoding arsenate reductase ArsC: MPTPEVLFVCVHNAGRSQMAAALLAHHAQGQVLVRSAGSAPATEINPAVVEVMTELGLDVTQELPKKLTTEAVQASDVVITMGCGDACPVFPGKRYLDWQLDDPAGQSIATVRTIRDDIDQRVRELLAELAPEAAAVD, translated from the coding sequence GTGCCCACTCCGGAAGTACTGTTCGTCTGCGTGCACAACGCCGGACGCTCGCAAATGGCTGCCGCCCTGTTGGCCCACCATGCCCAAGGGCAGGTCCTCGTGCGCTCGGCCGGATCCGCGCCGGCCACCGAGATCAACCCCGCTGTCGTCGAGGTCATGACCGAGCTCGGCCTCGATGTGACGCAGGAGTTGCCCAAGAAACTGACCACGGAGGCCGTGCAGGCCTCCGACGTGGTGATCACCATGGGCTGCGGTGACGCCTGCCCGGTCTTTCCCGGCAAGCGCTACCTCGACTGGCAGCTCGACGACCCCGCCGGACAATCCATCGCCACCGTGCGCACCATCCGCGACGACATCGACCAGCGCGTCCGCGAGCTGCTGGCCGAGCTGGCGCCGGAGGCTGCGGCGGTGGACTGA
- a CDS encoding ABC transporter permease: MTTRTDTPAPGPTLPARVSPLEGMRQSLTLAWRTVVQVRHNPWELGDFSIQPIMFVLLFTFMFGGAIMGDWQTYLTFMLPGMIVMNMLFVSLYVGQGLNTDLTKGVFDRLRSLPVARWAPLAGRILADQVKQAWSIVLVLGVGMILGFRLGTGVAGLLGAVVLLLIFALAFSWVAVVVGLLAPDPERVQIYGMTALFPLTFVSNIFVPVQTLPGWLQGLVSVNPVSILADASRGLMVTGVQAGPIIATLIWAAAITAVFAPLSAWVFKRRV; the protein is encoded by the coding sequence ATGACCACCCGCACCGACACCCCCGCACCAGGCCCGACGCTGCCTGCACGGGTGAGCCCACTCGAAGGCATGCGCCAGAGCCTGACCCTGGCCTGGCGCACCGTGGTGCAGGTCCGGCACAACCCCTGGGAACTGGGCGACTTCAGCATCCAGCCCATCATGTTCGTCCTGCTGTTCACATTCATGTTCGGCGGCGCCATCATGGGCGACTGGCAGACCTACCTGACCTTCATGCTGCCCGGCATGATCGTGATGAACATGCTGTTCGTCAGCCTCTACGTGGGCCAAGGGCTCAACACCGACCTGACCAAGGGCGTGTTCGACCGGCTGCGCTCCCTGCCGGTGGCCCGATGGGCCCCACTGGCCGGTCGCATCCTGGCCGACCAGGTCAAACAAGCCTGGTCGATCGTGCTCGTCCTCGGTGTCGGGATGATCCTCGGCTTCCGGCTCGGCACCGGCGTGGCCGGCCTGCTCGGCGCTGTCGTGCTGTTGCTGATCTTCGCGCTGGCGTTCTCCTGGGTGGCCGTGGTGGTCGGACTGCTCGCCCCGGACCCCGAGCGAGTGCAGATCTACGGGATGACCGCGCTGTTTCCGCTGACGTTCGTCAGCAACATCTTCGTGCCGGTACAGACCCTGCCCGGCTGGCTGCAGGGACTCGTCAGCGTCAACCCGGTCTCCATCCTCGCCGACGCGTCCCGAGGACTGATGGTCACCGGTGTGCAGGCAGGACCGATCATCGCGACGCTGATCTGGGCAGCCGCGATCACCGCCGTCTTCGCTCCCCTGTCGGCGTGGGTGTTCAAACGGCGGGTGTAG
- a CDS encoding ACT domain-containing protein yields MSGESNLSELLAAMAPEMQAERYVFARADELPSAIEPTAMVREEEGITLVLPQEIADRHVLEYDHVAAMITLRVHSSLDAVGLTAAVTSRLARAGMSCNVLAGYYHDHLFVPAERGHEAVELLTSVGQERLGG; encoded by the coding sequence ATGAGCGGCGAGAGCAACCTGTCCGAGCTACTGGCGGCGATGGCCCCCGAAATGCAGGCAGAACGGTATGTCTTCGCCCGGGCGGATGAGCTGCCCTCGGCAATCGAACCGACTGCCATGGTGCGCGAGGAAGAAGGCATCACGCTGGTGCTGCCACAGGAAATCGCCGATCGGCACGTGCTCGAATACGACCATGTCGCCGCGATGATCACGCTGCGCGTCCACTCCTCGCTTGACGCCGTCGGGCTGACCGCCGCGGTCACCTCCCGACTCGCGCGGGCGGGTATGAGCTGCAACGTGCTCGCCGGGTACTACCACGATCATCTTTTCGTGCCTGCCGAGCGAGGACATGAAGCCGTGGAGCTGCTGACCAGCGTTGGACAAGAACGGCTCGGCGGCTGA
- a CDS encoding ATP-binding cassette domain-containing protein yields MTHAIRAEGLVKRFGTTTALDGVDFAVDTGTVLGLLGPNGAGKTTAVRVLSTLLRPDAGHATVGGYDVVRDAHRVRQLIGLTGQYAAVDESLTGGENLLLIGRLLGSSRARAKHRAHELLDRFGLTDAADRAVKTYSGGMRRRLDLAASLVAHPSMLYLDEPTTGLDPRARTELWTLIRSLVAGGVTVLLTTQYLDEADALADDIVVIDHGRVIATGTPDELKAKIGSQTLVVRPADETHLPLVTSVVGELADHVPDLDGQRVTAPITDPAVLPAVVRRLDDAGVVVTELALRNSSLDEVFLSLTGRPADETEQASTERTLS; encoded by the coding sequence ATGACCCACGCCATCCGGGCCGAAGGCCTGGTCAAGCGCTTCGGCACGACCACCGCCCTCGACGGTGTCGACTTCGCGGTGGACACGGGCACGGTACTCGGACTGCTCGGTCCCAACGGGGCGGGAAAGACCACCGCCGTCCGCGTCCTGAGCACGCTTCTGCGGCCCGATGCGGGGCATGCCACCGTCGGCGGCTACGACGTGGTCCGCGACGCACACCGGGTGCGCCAGTTGATCGGACTGACCGGGCAGTACGCCGCCGTCGACGAGAGCCTCACGGGCGGGGAAAACCTCCTGCTCATCGGCCGCCTGCTCGGATCCTCCCGCGCTCGGGCCAAGCACAGGGCCCACGAACTGCTCGACCGGTTCGGACTGACCGACGCCGCCGACCGGGCGGTGAAGACCTACTCGGGCGGCATGCGCCGCCGCCTCGATCTCGCCGCCAGCCTGGTCGCCCACCCCTCGATGCTGTATCTGGACGAGCCCACCACAGGTCTGGACCCGCGCGCCCGCACCGAACTGTGGACGCTGATCCGCAGCCTGGTGGCAGGCGGCGTGACGGTTCTGCTGACCACCCAGTACCTGGACGAGGCCGACGCACTGGCCGACGACATCGTCGTCATCGACCACGGCCGGGTCATCGCCACCGGCACCCCGGACGAGCTCAAGGCCAAGATCGGCTCGCAGACGCTGGTGGTGCGTCCCGCAGACGAGACCCACCTGCCGCTGGTTACCTCCGTGGTCGGCGAACTCGCCGACCACGTTCCCGACCTCGACGGGCAGCGGGTGACCGCGCCGATCACCGACCCTGCCGTGCTGCCTGCCGTCGTGCGCCGCCTCGACGATGCCGGCGTCGTCGTCACCGAGCTGGCACTGCGCAACTCCAGCCTCGACGAGGTGTTTTTGTCCCTGACCGGCCGCCCTGCTGACGAGACCGAGCAGGCATCCACCGAACGGACCCTGTCATGA
- a CDS encoding erythromycin esterase family protein codes for MPTNPIRDVAVPLHTLDPAEPDVSDLAALRDLVGNARVVCLGESAHGVSEFCRIKDRVLRFLVSELGFSALVMESGFPEGLAVNDWVLGGAGDLERIAEAGITYGFGACAQMRAGLQWMRDRNAQHESKVRFYGMDIPGSCANPGPAVEACLARLAPRPQDQALRALADLGERFQAHARYRAMTPGDRARLSHGIAELVERAGTSGDDIAYRCALGAQLLDGHLGEGHNPREELMADTVRWILDREERIVISAHNGHVQRGLTPIGAPALGRILAPVLGDDMVVIGTTRACGEIPELHFEGEPPRPSSISLEEVPPPPPHTIDALMDAVDFPLHLANLRRVPPERIAAATAICAQTLMLDLDPSRAFDALVHVRRLTPAPEIFESLQDSIARATENAGNQDPSSPC; via the coding sequence ATGCCGACGAATCCGATCCGCGACGTCGCGGTCCCACTGCACACCCTCGACCCCGCAGAGCCCGACGTTTCCGATCTCGCGGCCCTGCGAGACCTCGTCGGCAACGCTCGTGTCGTGTGCCTGGGGGAGAGCGCGCATGGTGTGTCCGAGTTCTGCCGGATCAAGGACCGTGTGTTGCGCTTCCTGGTGAGCGAACTCGGCTTTTCGGCGCTCGTCATGGAATCCGGATTTCCCGAGGGACTGGCGGTGAACGACTGGGTGTTGGGTGGAGCGGGCGATCTCGAACGGATCGCCGAGGCCGGGATCACCTACGGGTTCGGTGCGTGTGCGCAGATGCGTGCCGGGCTGCAGTGGATGCGCGACCGGAACGCGCAGCACGAGAGCAAGGTGCGCTTCTATGGCATGGACATACCCGGCTCGTGCGCAAATCCGGGGCCTGCCGTCGAAGCCTGCCTTGCGCGTCTGGCGCCAAGGCCACAGGACCAGGCTCTTCGGGCCTTGGCCGATCTCGGCGAGCGGTTCCAGGCGCACGCCCGCTATCGGGCGATGACGCCCGGCGATCGTGCACGACTGTCACACGGCATCGCCGAACTCGTCGAGCGCGCCGGGACCTCCGGGGATGACATCGCCTATCGGTGCGCACTCGGTGCCCAGCTTCTCGACGGGCACCTCGGCGAAGGCCACAATCCGCGCGAGGAGTTGATGGCCGACACCGTCCGCTGGATCCTCGATCGCGAGGAACGCATCGTCATCAGCGCGCACAACGGGCACGTCCAGCGCGGGTTGACGCCCATCGGCGCTCCGGCACTCGGTAGGATCCTTGCGCCCGTGCTGGGCGACGACATGGTCGTCATCGGCACGACCCGTGCCTGCGGCGAGATACCGGAGCTCCACTTCGAGGGTGAACCGCCCCGCCCGTCTTCGATTTCGCTCGAGGAGGTTCCGCCGCCACCGCCCCATACCATCGACGCGCTGATGGACGCGGTCGACTTCCCGCTGCACCTGGCGAACCTGCGCCGCGTACCGCCGGAACGGATCGCCGCGGCCACGGCGATATGCGCGCAAACCCTCATGCTCGATCTCGATCCGAGCCGGGCCTTCGATGCCCTGGTGCACGTCAGGCGTCTCACCCCGGCTCCGGAGATCTTCGAATCCTTGCAAGACTCCATCGCTCGCGCGACGGAGAACGCAGGAAATCAAGATCCATCATCGCCCTGCTGA
- the arsB gene encoding ACR3 family arsenite efflux transporter, whose protein sequence is MTRTAQSAEATETTDTAVAAKLSTLDRFLPVWIGVAMAAGLLLGRFVPGLNTVLNSLHVTSGVSLPIFVGLLVMMYPVLAKVRYDRLDTVTGDKRLLVSSLVINWLVGPMVMFALAWTFLPDLPEYRTGLIIVGLARCIAMVIIWNDLACGDREAAAVLVALNSVFQVLAFAGLGWFYLNVLPGWLGLDTTGLAVSAWQIAQSVLIFLGIPLVAGYLSRRLGERSKGRAWYEQRFLPKVGPFTLYGLLFTIVVLFALQGEAITSQPLDVVRIALPLLVYFAVMWAGSFALGKGIGLSYERATTLSFTAAGNNFELAIAVAIATFGVTSGQALAGVVGPLIEVPVLVALVYVCLAARRWFTPSPRQSQTRT, encoded by the coding sequence ATGACCCGGACGGCGCAGTCGGCCGAGGCCACCGAGACGACCGACACGGCCGTGGCCGCGAAGCTGTCCACGCTGGACCGATTCCTGCCGGTGTGGATCGGTGTGGCCATGGCCGCAGGACTGCTGTTGGGGCGGTTCGTGCCGGGGCTGAACACGGTGCTGAACTCGCTGCACGTGACCTCCGGGGTCTCACTGCCGATCTTCGTCGGCTTGCTGGTGATGATGTATCCGGTGCTGGCCAAGGTGCGCTACGACCGGCTGGATACCGTTACCGGCGATAAGCGGCTGCTGGTGTCCTCACTGGTGATCAACTGGCTCGTCGGTCCGATGGTCATGTTCGCGCTGGCCTGGACCTTTCTGCCCGATCTGCCCGAGTACCGCACCGGGTTGATCATCGTCGGGTTGGCGCGCTGCATCGCCATGGTCATCATCTGGAACGACCTGGCCTGCGGCGACCGGGAGGCCGCCGCGGTGCTGGTGGCGCTGAACTCGGTGTTTCAGGTGTTGGCCTTCGCCGGGCTGGGCTGGTTCTATCTGAACGTGCTGCCCGGTTGGCTGGGTCTGGACACCACGGGTTTGGCTGTCTCGGCCTGGCAGATCGCCCAATCGGTGCTGATCTTTCTCGGTATTCCGTTGGTCGCGGGCTATCTTTCCCGTCGCCTCGGTGAGCGCAGTAAGGGTCGCGCCTGGTACGAGCAGCGATTCTTGCCCAAGGTCGGCCCGTTCACCCTGTACGGGCTGTTGTTCACCATCGTGGTGCTGTTTGCCCTGCAGGGCGAGGCCATCACCAGCCAACCCCTCGATGTTGTGCGCATCGCACTGCCGTTGTTGGTGTATTTCGCCGTGATGTGGGCGGGCTCGTTCGCTCTGGGCAAGGGCATCGGGTTGTCCTACGAGCGCGCGACGACGCTGTCCTTCACCGCTGCGGGAAACAACTTCGAGCTGGCCATCGCCGTGGCCATTGCCACTTTCGGCGTCACCAGCGGCCAGGCCTTGGCCGGGGTGGTCGGCCCACTGATCGAAGTGCCGGTGCTGGTGGCACTGGTCTACGTCTGTCTGGCTGCACGCCGATGGTTCACGCCATCGCCCCGGCAGTCGCAAACGCGCACTTGA
- a CDS encoding sialidase family protein, whose translation MDSTSGGPATELPTDGIIRVNAGDSRRHDAYLPAPTVQSHAANLMPLPGGELGCAWFGGTQEGMSDIDIRFSRLGKEGMWSEPVRVSADPHRSEQNPVLFPTPTGELWLLYTAQRAGNQDTAEVRVRVSGDGGRSWGPARTLFPATDVGGVFVRQPIVVLSSGRWLLPVFHCVRPGEGRWVGDLDTSAVLVSDDEGASWEHHGVPGSTGCVHMNIVALDDGSLLALYRRRQADAIYRSHSVDGLTWSEPAATELPNNNSSIQATTLQDGKVALVFNASSARDATARRASLYDEIDGDGLAEPVQQAEAEGAAFWGAPRAPLTLALSSDNGHTWPVRRDLEVGDGYCLTNNSTDGLNREFSYPSITQTADGALHVAFTYFRQAIKHVRIAPEWAAST comes from the coding sequence TTGGATAGTACGAGCGGTGGTCCGGCGACCGAGCTGCCAACGGATGGCATCATCCGGGTCAACGCGGGGGACTCGCGCAGGCACGATGCCTACCTTCCTGCACCAACCGTGCAGTCGCATGCTGCCAACCTGATGCCGCTGCCCGGTGGCGAACTCGGCTGCGCTTGGTTCGGCGGCACTCAGGAGGGCATGTCGGATATCGACATCCGGTTCTCCCGGCTCGGCAAGGAAGGGATGTGGTCGGAACCGGTGCGAGTATCGGCCGATCCGCACCGTTCGGAACAGAATCCGGTTCTGTTTCCCACGCCCACCGGCGAACTCTGGCTGCTCTACACGGCCCAGCGCGCGGGTAACCAGGACACGGCCGAAGTGCGCGTGCGGGTATCCGGCGATGGTGGTCGTTCGTGGGGACCGGCCCGAACCCTTTTCCCGGCGACCGATGTGGGCGGAGTGTTCGTCCGCCAGCCGATCGTGGTCCTGAGCTCCGGGCGTTGGCTGCTGCCGGTGTTCCACTGTGTGCGTCCCGGGGAAGGAAGGTGGGTTGGTGATCTCGACACCAGCGCTGTTCTCGTCTCGGACGACGAAGGGGCGAGCTGGGAACACCACGGCGTTCCGGGGAGTACGGGCTGTGTACACATGAACATCGTGGCGCTCGACGATGGCTCGTTACTCGCGCTCTACCGCAGACGTCAGGCGGACGCCATTTACCGGAGCCATTCGGTCGACGGCCTCACCTGGAGTGAACCTGCAGCGACCGAGCTTCCGAACAACAACTCGTCGATCCAGGCCACAACGTTGCAGGACGGCAAGGTTGCGCTGGTGTTCAACGCGAGCAGTGCGCGCGACGCCACGGCGCGGCGGGCGTCACTCTACGACGAGATCGACGGCGACGGCCTTGCCGAACCTGTCCAGCAGGCCGAAGCGGAAGGTGCTGCCTTCTGGGGTGCACCCCGCGCACCGTTGACGCTGGCGCTGTCGTCCGATAACGGGCATACCTGGCCAGTACGTCGTGACCTCGAAGTCGGCGATGGCTACTGCTTGACCAACAACTCGACCGACGGCCTGAACCGCGAATTCTCCTACCCATCGATCACCCAGACCGCGGATGGTGCACTGCACGTCGCTTTCACCTACTTCCGCCAGGCCATCAAACATGTGCGCATCGCGCCGGAATGGGCAGCATCAACCTAG
- a CDS encoding ArsR/SmtB family transcription factor: MSKQQEPGDEQVLCCSPLMREPLGAEQAGELARVFKAIGEPARLRLLSLIASHAGGEACVCDLTGAFELSGPTISHHLKVLREAGVIDGERRGTWVYYRVRTEMLAVLSGVLLPADDGVVPA, translated from the coding sequence ATGTCGAAACAACAGGAGCCCGGTGATGAGCAGGTCTTGTGCTGCTCGCCGCTGATGCGCGAACCGTTGGGTGCCGAGCAGGCCGGCGAGTTGGCACGGGTGTTCAAGGCCATCGGGGAGCCGGCGCGGCTGCGGCTGCTGTCGCTGATCGCCTCGCATGCCGGCGGCGAGGCCTGCGTGTGCGACCTGACCGGGGCGTTCGAGCTGTCCGGGCCGACGATCTCGCATCACCTCAAGGTGCTGCGCGAGGCCGGAGTCATCGACGGCGAGCGCCGGGGAACGTGGGTCTACTACCGGGTGCGTACCGAGATGCTGGCGGTGCTGTCCGGGGTGCTGCTGCCTGCCGACGACGGGGTGGTTCCGGCATGA
- a CDS encoding Nramp family divalent metal transporter translates to MSQTSSSLERERASEDLYRLTAEDIKEPPSGWRQSFRYFGPGLVLSAAVVGSGELIATTALGAQAGFVLLWLVVFSTVVKLAVQIELARWCIATGEPALTGLNRLRPKVGRIGWVNLVWVTAALAKFIQLGGVVGGVVAACSILAPINGDPLSFTSTLVWTIIVVTITVSLQYSTRYNRIERVAVFLVALFSLAIVVVSFGLVPFTPYAYTGDDILGGLGFELPLGSVGAAIAMFGITGIGGDEMTNYTYWCLEKGYARWAGPDDGSEAWRKRADGWIKVMYKDACVSWVVYTFGTIAFFMLGAAVLAPQGIVPKGNDMIVALSRVFTDTLGDWASVVFLVGAVIVLGSTMWASTASNPRQYTNFLGVVGAIDWNDPKARLRWIRAFTVGLPIFWGISYLLLESPVLMVQIGGIASAIFLVALVVAVWHLHNKEIDRRLHGGRAFNAALAISSAAVMLLGVYALLEVFGVSLG, encoded by the coding sequence ATGTCACAGACCAGTTCTTCGCTGGAGAGAGAAAGAGCATCGGAAGATCTTTATCGGCTCACTGCCGAGGACATCAAAGAGCCTCCATCCGGATGGCGGCAGAGTTTCCGCTACTTTGGTCCCGGACTCGTGCTGAGTGCTGCCGTCGTCGGATCCGGCGAATTGATCGCCACCACCGCACTGGGAGCGCAAGCCGGTTTCGTCCTGCTGTGGCTCGTGGTGTTCAGCACCGTGGTGAAGCTCGCTGTTCAAATAGAACTCGCACGATGGTGCATAGCCACGGGGGAGCCCGCTTTGACGGGGCTGAACAGACTACGGCCGAAGGTCGGCAGGATAGGTTGGGTGAACCTTGTCTGGGTGACCGCTGCGCTGGCCAAATTTATTCAACTTGGCGGAGTAGTCGGAGGCGTGGTCGCGGCCTGCAGTATTCTGGCTCCGATCAATGGGGATCCGCTGAGCTTCACCTCCACGCTCGTCTGGACGATCATTGTCGTCACCATTACCGTGAGCTTGCAGTACTCGACGCGATACAATCGCATTGAACGAGTGGCTGTCTTCCTGGTCGCGCTCTTCTCGCTTGCGATCGTGGTGGTGTCCTTCGGTCTTGTTCCGTTCACACCGTACGCCTACACCGGCGACGACATTCTGGGCGGACTCGGGTTCGAACTCCCGCTGGGCTCGGTGGGAGCGGCGATCGCGATGTTCGGCATCACCGGAATCGGCGGCGATGAGATGACGAACTACACCTACTGGTGCCTGGAAAAGGGATACGCACGGTGGGCGGGCCCGGATGACGGCAGTGAGGCATGGAGAAAGCGCGCCGACGGCTGGATCAAGGTCATGTACAAGGACGCTTGCGTGTCCTGGGTCGTCTACACATTCGGTACGATCGCGTTCTTCATGCTGGGGGCAGCCGTCCTCGCACCACAAGGCATTGTTCCCAAGGGGAACGATATGATCGTCGCCCTCAGTCGAGTCTTCACCGACACGCTGGGGGACTGGGCGAGTGTCGTCTTCCTCGTCGGTGCGGTCATCGTATTGGGATCGACGATGTGGGCCTCGACTGCGAGTAATCCGCGGCAGTACACCAACTTTCTCGGAGTCGTCGGTGCCATAGACTGGAATGATCCGAAGGCTCGACTGAGGTGGATCCGTGCTTTCACGGTGGGGCTTCCCATATTTTGGGGGATCTCCTACTTGCTTCTCGAATCGCCTGTGCTCATGGTGCAAATCGGTGGCATCGCGAGTGCGATTTTCCTGGTCGCTCTTGTCGTGGCGGTGTGGCATTTACACAACAAGGAGATCGATCGCCGCCTGCACGGGGGAAGAGCGTTCAACGCTGCCCTGGCGATCAGCAGCGCCGCGGTCATGCTGCTCGGGGTCTACGCCCTGCTGGAGGTATTCGGTGTTTCCCTTGGATAG
- a CDS encoding Nramp family divalent metal transporter translates to MGSINLATQELNMTQDHGERTPESAVITSVRPPTSMSGYAKSMGPGIVVVLSWLGTGDFISASVSGSTFGYALLWTLVVAVFSRYFIVSAMSKYQLCNAVGDETILDGYARVWKGFPMYIGSATCILGFVYVSFLLLAAGTALDHLFAGVVRLGVWGVPFWAAVTMGVAVWLAVQRKRHYRGLEILAQLTMSALVLSFLIAVVGTGVDIGGLFKGLLFELPPGQAGYITAITTAIGLIGAVGGSAANLLYPYLMHEKGWRGESFRKVQRFDLRAGTIVMCGLVLAVWVVAAETLHGTGTSVTSADDLALMMGKAIGPAGPPIMWCAIFFVVFDNVVTQPRVFVRMFIESVYKSCPAREQRIRAARGVPDSSVKDTFAYDRLFWGLLIFVMTVPVIFSMPGMPGLVVITLLGNSFNVLTVPVIIIGLIAMTTRRDLMLSHYVNKWWETAVLGVIGAIGLWATYELILTVVGSIAS, encoded by the coding sequence ATGGGCAGCATCAACCTAGCCACTCAGGAGCTGAACATGACCCAGGACCATGGCGAGAGAACACCAGAGAGCGCGGTGATCACCTCCGTACGGCCGCCAACCAGCATGAGCGGCTATGCCAAGAGTATGGGGCCGGGAATCGTCGTCGTTTTGTCCTGGCTCGGGACCGGCGATTTCATCAGCGCCTCCGTGTCGGGTTCGACCTTCGGCTATGCACTGCTCTGGACGCTCGTGGTAGCCGTTTTCTCGCGCTATTTCATCGTTTCGGCGATGTCGAAATACCAGCTGTGCAATGCCGTTGGCGATGAGACGATTCTGGACGGTTACGCGCGGGTGTGGAAAGGATTCCCGATGTATATCGGGTCCGCTACCTGCATCCTCGGGTTCGTCTACGTGTCGTTTCTGCTGCTCGCTGCGGGGACCGCGCTTGACCATCTGTTCGCAGGTGTTGTCCGGCTCGGTGTCTGGGGTGTTCCGTTCTGGGCTGCCGTGACGATGGGTGTGGCCGTATGGCTCGCCGTGCAGCGAAAGCGGCATTACCGGGGTCTCGAGATCCTGGCGCAGCTGACGATGTCGGCACTTGTGCTCAGCTTTCTGATCGCCGTGGTCGGCACCGGTGTGGACATCGGTGGCCTGTTCAAGGGACTGCTGTTCGAGTTGCCGCCGGGGCAGGCGGGGTACATTACCGCGATCACCACGGCGATCGGTCTCATCGGTGCCGTCGGCGGTTCGGCGGCCAACTTGCTCTATCCCTATCTGATGCACGAGAAGGGCTGGCGCGGCGAGAGCTTCCGCAAGGTACAGCGCTTCGACCTGCGGGCCGGGACGATCGTCATGTGCGGCCTCGTTCTCGCGGTGTGGGTCGTCGCCGCGGAGACACTGCACGGCACCGGAACATCTGTCACGTCGGCAGACGACCTCGCGCTCATGATGGGGAAGGCGATCGGCCCGGCCGGGCCACCCATCATGTGGTGCGCGATCTTTTTCGTGGTGTTCGACAACGTCGTCACGCAGCCGCGCGTATTCGTGCGGATGTTCATCGAATCCGTCTATAAATCGTGCCCGGCCCGGGAACAGCGCATCAGGGCGGCCAGGGGCGTGCCCGATTCGTCGGTGAAGGACACCTTCGCGTACGACCGGTTGTTTTGGGGACTGCTGATCTTCGTCATGACCGTGCCGGTGATCTTTTCGATGCCCGGAATGCCCGGTCTTGTCGTGATCACCTTGCTCGGCAATTCGTTCAACGTCCTGACGGTGCCTGTGATCATCATCGGCCTGATCGCCATGACGACCAGGCGAGATCTGATGCTGTCGCACTACGTGAACAAGTGGTGGGAGACTGCGGTTCTGGGCGTCATCGGTGCGATCGGCTTGTGGGCGACCTACGAACTGATCCTGACCGTGGTCGGCTCCATAGCGAGTTGA